The window TCAGTCTCATTTGAGGGAGGATTTTAGCTAAAATCAAGTTTTAAAAGCTAGAAACAATAATTAATAAATTTGCAAATCAATATGTTCTGATAGAATCGGTAAGGTAAGTTACActagatatttggatagaaaatcgtgctccaatttattcaaaaaaaatattattaaaaagatataggcatttatttttataaaaaaatagttttgtataaattagagttaTTAATAGAAATTTACAAATAATTGAATATAGATAGGTTAAAATCATCTTACCTATCTTTAGCAGAATTCAAGGGATCAATTGAAACAAATATTTAGATAAACATTTAtactttaaattatttaaataagacTAAAGAAAAGATATCAGAGTCTAATTTCCAACAAAAGAGATTTTGCTTAATTCAGAGTTTTATAAGAAACAACATAATTGAAATAAGATAGATAGGTTAGGTCATTCTATCTCTGTTTGATAGAATTGAAGggatcaattaaaatagatgtttagataagtatttataatttaaattatttaaataagatattaaaataaagatttaagAGTCTAGTTTCCAAAAAAATAGGTTTTGCCAAATCAAATTTTATCCAAAATATTACAGTTAAAATAAGACAGAATAAATTTATAGCTCAATCGAGTTTGATGCTATTAGAAAGGGCAAAGCTCAATAAATTATTCATAAACAAGGAGGAATAAAGATAATAATCACTATAAGAAAGGACAGAATACTTGCTTTAAAATCTAAATCGGTAATGATGTTGAACAAGTCCAAAATCCTTAGGCAAAAGcaaaaagactttttttttttttttttcttttccttcaattcttctcttcttcaaatTATTTTCTCTTCTCTAGTCAAAGATAGATGGCAACAAGACATTAAGTTTTCTAACTTTTGATATCTAATTAATTGAGTTTAGATAACATAATAGTTACAATGTGACAAgcaaataacaaaaaaacatagGTATCAACAATGTAGCAAATATTATGGGTGGCACAATCACACATgtcatcttctttttctcttttctttttgtatttttctcattcactaaatataaaaattttcataaatCACATTCAAATTCAGGTCCATAGTACtaagcttttgatataaaattatttaatataaatattattatatattttttattataaaataattaaacattatgaatattataaataattaaaaaaataatattataatttttcctATAGGACACACAATGATGAATTCCAAGTGCAGGCAATGACAAGAAGACTATGCCAAATATGAAAATACTTTGAACATTCGGTCTAGTTGGGGCTTCCAAGGTCTTGCTTTACTATGGATCTCACCTAGAAATCTTTCTAATCATTGCTAAGGTTTTCACTTTCTCTAACAAGttgtttaaatattattatttttggattgaaTATACAGATGTCTAAAATATTGTTTCAAGCTCATACAACACTCTATATTGTCTTCACCCTCTTCCCTTCCCAGCAATCTAGTAAACTTAAAAATCTACATGATTTTTTTGTTTATAACcataattattttttagaaaagaCATTCACTTTTCTTTTAGACAAATCAATCTTTAATGATAGTTTCAAGCTACAGCCAAATGGATCAATGAAGGTGATCTCAGTACAAATTTCTATCACTCTTTAGTTTCTATCCAAGGTAGAACCAACATTATTCACAATATATAAAATGACTCAACTATTATCACTAATTCAAATaatatttgttttgattttaaatgtttTACTTCAATCTTTAGAATGATAATCTTAATACTATTTCTAACCCCCCTTTGTTGGCCTTCCTTGGCAGGTTGGTGTATTTTAAACCAATATAAGAAGACACAATTATCCTTCTTTTCAGTCACACTAAGTATATCTTTCCTTTTATGTGTCTTGCTACTCTTACTTATCACACCAAAGAAAATAACTCCCCTCAGCTCTTAACATTTTTAATCAATTTCCAACAAACTTAGAACTTGATAGAGTCCCATTTTGTCACAAGCTAGTAGGGTTGTATTTATTGATTatgtttttagctccattttgatTCACTCTCTTAGTGTTACTTGGATATTCAgtgatattttaataatatcattataattactagaaattcttttttttgttttggaaTAACAAACCTAATTCTAAAGGCTTGCATCATCTTGCATGCAACACTCTGATCCTCCCCAAAAGACCTAtaggatcatgatatcaaaagcttacatctcatatatatatatatatatatatatatatatatatatatatatatatatatatatatatatatatatatatatatatattatatgtgagGATTACCATAACGACAGATCTTGATCGGATAAGAGATTGATGGAACTGACGGCTGGGATCAtctgatatttttaaaataataaacgatTAAATCCACAGCACGACCCCTCTAACCACGTAAGCACTGAACACCAATAGCCTGCCACGTCAGTCGCCACCACGCCATACCCACAACGGCCAAAACGAGGAGGACCCGCTCGTCTGTCTTCATCGAAGCCTCGAACGGTTCTCCGACCCGTCTCTCGCTTTCGCCTCTTTCTCCCCTCTAATCACCCCCGCAATTTGTCGCCATCAATTTGTTCTTATCTGGTGAACGGCGTTTGTGAGGCCGGGTATCCGCAGAAACGCCCACCACGCTCGACTTCACCGTCTCGAGCTTAACTTTGGCTGTTTGCTTCCGATGGAGCTCTCCCTCGTGGCTTCTGCCGCTTTCCCGCCGGCCCTCGTCTGTCAGGAGCATCATAGGGGCTCCAAGGTAGAGGAATCGGTCGAATGATCTTTGATTGAGTTGTAATCCCCTGCTTTCATTTGGTGTTCTGTTATGACGTTGCCAATAGCTCCGTTTGGTGTACATGTGGTTTAGGTGATTTTAGTACGAGATAATCTTAGATAGACGTGCGACATAAGCGTGCGCCCGGATCCCAATTCTGAATTGGATTTTGATGCGCTAAGTCTACAGCCAATGGTGACCGATTGACAAGTGAGGTTTCTTTTgtctcccctcttcttcttctccgtgcTAGGTTCGTTAGGCCTTTATGCACCACTCATTTCAGCTAGGCTTAGTGTCCGTTCCATGTAAGAACTAGCAGTAAATCTTGTTGCAGTCTGAAGTAAGAAGGATTTCGTGGTCTATTGGTCTGAGTTTAAATGTTATAGAAATATAAGGGAGATCTTATAGCTGATCCTCCCCAGACTTACACAGGAGTCTTACAAATATGCACTGGATGGTCCTTTACAAAGAAACAGAGAATCTTGCAGGAAGCGCTTCTGCCCTTCTCTGTTTTTCACTTGCTTCAAGATTTCTTTCTCTATCATCATCTTATTAAGTTTATATGATTCATGAGGAATGGATAAGCAAAAGATCCCAAATTAAAAATTGTTTGCTCTGAAGTTTATTAAAAATTGTAGCTCATggaatattttcttattttccttGCTACCAGGACACAAGAACCTGGAAGAAATTTATATTTTTGTAAATTCATCGGAAGTAACTGTTGGATCATCAAATTCTGAAGTAGTTAGTTTAGCATTTCTGTCATGTGCACTGACAAGACTTTTCAAGACACTTTAGTATATATTTTTTGCTCACCATGATTCTGCCAATTCCAAATTCAGAGTCATAGATATCTTGAAATATTTCAAACATATAGAAAATGCATATGAATATATTAGAAAGAAGCAGGTCGTCTAGAACTATTTCAAAACTCAAAAATAGACAAGGGAATAAAAATCAAGAATCCAAGTTAACATCTCTAGAGACTAACTGAAAATTATTAAACTTCATTTTCAATTTCTGGTTTAACTCAGGTCTTGGAGATAGCACTAGACAGACAAgtcgcaaaagaaaaaaaaaaaaatgcaaacaaAGGACTATTCAAATGAGGGTGTCTTGTTGCTTCATAACTAGCTATTATTAGGGGCATTAGTTGGATTATATAACATAGTCTGTTCAGGTCCTTCCTATTCAGAAAGATCAACAACTTATCAAAATTATTGGAGAACCAGAAGAAAGATAGACAGATTAGGCATGCAAATCTAGATATTTGAGCTCAGAGTAGTGAGATATGCGCATACCAGAGAGCTCTGGATAAGAATAAGACCTAGATAATTGTTGAGCCTTTTTTTATAGTTTGTAACTCTTGTTTCAGAGATGCACATTTCGATTGAGTAGTTGGAAccaatttgatgattttaaaactATGGTCTCTTAGTTCGGACCATGGTTATGACTGAATTAATAGAATGCTTGAGCTTATATTCTACCTTGAGTATTTTTTTCTCCGTATCAGGACACTTGCTATCACGTAAGACGCCACCTTAGAATATTCGAAGCATGTAAAATAAGCATGCCACATATCTTGGTACTTGGTAGTACCTTTTAATCACTCATCATGCTAGTTACCCCAATATGGCTTATATAGCAAACAATTTCAAATCTAATGTTACGTTTTTCTGCCTGTATATTCATTACCCACCTCAATTAACTGTGTGATGATTCTGAGTGACAACATGCCACTTATAGGTAAGTGAGGCCTTTATGAGGCAAGTCAGTTCTGAAGCTCTGTTCATTTTTGCTTCTGGTTTATAGTTTTACAACTTCCTAAATTTTGTGGAAGCATGAGGAATTTGCTCTTGTCGATGTTAGCTTATGCATGAGAACATTAAATGTTCAAATTCAAGTGTTCGATTGTTGATTAATGTTGTTAATAGGGTGTAGCACACTTTTGGACATACACTTTCACAATTTTGGTCAATGATGAAGAACCTTTGTACACTTTTTCTCTTTTAATCAGTCTTATTTGTATCTATCTATTACATTAGATGGAATGATTTCTCCTGTGCGGCCAATTTTCATCTGCGTGATTGAACATCAGATCAATACTTGCAATGATGCTCATGCAAATTGCCACTCTGGAGTTATTTATCTATTTGCTTTAGCTGTAACTGCAATACACTGATTTACTTTCGCTAGATATCATCTCCACTACCATCATCTGACAACAATTCAATTTACAGATAGATATAGGTTTGCAATTATCTTTTTCTCTGACCTTCTGATGAAAATTAATTAAGAATGCAGTAGTTTTATTTCAAAGTTGATTTTTTTTGCATTTAATGCTTTTAtatacatcttgcttgatcaatATTTCTATTTTCTTGATTTAATAATGTTTATATTTTATGATGCAGGAATTTCAAACTCTGCTGCCACTTCATGGTAgaaaacaagatccatcaagatcTGTTTCCATTGAGTTTAATGGACAGCATTTTGAGAATTTCCAGCAATCAATGCCTCTATTGTTACAGAAAACCAAATTAGTGAGACTGTCTCAAATGATTGGAAAACCTGTGCTTGTTGATGTCCAAGGTTTGCAGCTTAGTAGTAGTGTATCATGAATTTATAACCTCTTATTGTTGGTATATTATTTTTGAGATATAAACTTTTTCTGTTGGGATTTATACATCCAGAATGACTGTGTATACAGAAATATCATTTTGTAAATCATGGTTGCTTGTCTATGTGGAATCATAATTTTTCAACCATGGCAATCATTAGGAGGAAAAGAAATTTAGATAACCAATAGTACACACAGAAATCATAATTTTGCTGACATTTAGCACCACCTAGTCTGCTGACAATGCAGCAGTGCTGATTCAGCTAGGTTGTATCCCTCTCCAGCTGTGCTTGTTAAGTTGGAAGAAATGCCATGATAAAGTCACAGCCACTTTTCATTCTTGTATTTGTATATATGCATAGACACATACAtgctttaataaatatatatacacgtatataaTAGCTGTAAGAAAAGGATTATAACCAACAAAATGAAGGCCGTGTACTGATGCATGAACAACCCCTATTATTGTGTGATAAACTATGTCGTTACAACTAGAAGATACTAGGACTATCTTTATTAAGAACTTGGCTTTAGTGCACCTAGACTGATAAACTATGTCATTACAACTAGAAGATACTAGGACTATTTTTATTAAGAACTTGGCTTTAGTGCACCTAGACTGACAGAATATTAGTATCTTAATTGCTAAACCTTCACAGAATGTGCAATTCTCAACTGAATGCGTTAAAAGATGCTGTAAAGAAGttcaattttcatttttttagttTTCTGTAGCTCTTTCTAGTATTTTTTCTGAAAGAAAAATTTAGGTAATTCAGTGCATCAAACCCAAAATCATAATGAAATGAAACATAACTCTGCAATACTTTCAGCATGACATGTATTCTGTAGCATGTTTGAGTCTATGAGCTGGAAGTAATTCTTATAGAAAATGAAATGAAGATAACACAATACTCAAAAGAATATCTATAACTTATTATTTTGTTACTATATTCAACTAAGCACATCCGTAAGCAAGATCAATGGTAGAGCGAAGGGTGTTTTAATATGCTTTATTGATAAAGTAGCACATTTATGAAACAAAATTTTCGTTGTCACAAAAAGCATGGATGCAACTTTAGGCTATTCTGATCTAATAATTCTATGTGGATTTGTGCATCTTTTCAAATTGACTTGCATCTGTATATGTGTATGGTCAACCCCAAACATTTGGGACTTTTCACCTTTGTTgttgtcacacacacacacacacatatatatatatatatatatatatatatatatatatataattcatatatatatatttatgtatgtgtgtgtgtgtgtgtttcatGAAAAGTCTTTTCTTCCTCATCCCCAATCCTATTATTTCAACTGAATGCATATCTCTTTTTGAAACAGGTTCACACCTTGACTCGGTGCTTTTGAGTTTTGGAATTGTGGAGAAGTGTATGAAAAATGAGAAGATACTAAAGTTACTTGCAGAAGGTGAAGACCTTGCTGCTTCTTTACTTTCAGAAGTTATGACGCTCGATGTGTTGCCTTCCCCACATTTGAATGACAAACTCTCTCTCCATGAGGCTGAGATGGATGATTCTTGGGATCCTCTACATATACAAAAGCAGATCTATACCCCAAAGCCTCTGTTGTATTTTGTTGGGAATTCATCTGATACTAAATACTACACGGTACATCCAGATGGAAGGCTCTTGTTTGCAGACAGTGTAGCTCAAATGGAAGATCTGCTGTCAATTGTTACAGAGTTTAGTCTACCAAAACGAACAATAGTTGGCATTAAGCAATTGTTGCTAGTCCCCTACTTCACAAGGTAAATCATTACCTCCTTTTGCTGATTCCCAAACTACTTATCAGAATCACTTATGATTTTTCTGGGACATGGTTTACTTGCATATTGgcataattttattttgattcatTAGACATGCTAagatatatatatcttttatacTTGAGTCTGATGGGGTTTACTTAAAGTTTGGACATTACTTTTAGTTTGGAGCTACATATTTCCTTAGAGCGGCCTTTTGTTTCATTTTTCAATTGTTAAAGATCAAATTGGTTATAGTCCATTTTGGTTttcctcttgaatgatcaacactctgACGGATGCAATCAAATATTTTTGTTCTATACAAAATAAAATATCTCACTATGAGACAGGCTAACATATAAATAATCCCAAGCTGGATCATCACATTTTTTTTGACTGCCTTATTTTGTTAGATGAGTAGAAGGTAAACTATGTTACTGACAGTATTGATTGGACCATGATGAATTTAGGCACTAGAACTTGAGATTGGAGCTAGACTTTATTTGGATTGTCAGATTGGATTGATGAGAATTAATGGTTGGCAAAGTTAAATTGCATGAacaacaaaatgaaaagaaatcagAAATATAAAAGAAGGAATAGAAAGATTGCAGAGTAAATTACCAAACATTAAAAGCTTTAGAAAACAAAAGGTAACTAACTGAAAAAGAAGAGAGTCTGCCACAATGAAGGAGACACACAAAGGGAGCCTAAAACATTGATGTAACATTAAAGGTCTTTCTCTTTTAACAGTTTACATATTGGATGTAGCGTTCAATAGATTCCTACTTATATACATACAAGTCCACAAGATCACTAGAGTTCCATCAGTTACAAGTGGAAATGTTGTTGTCGGAACATAAGGCCTTTATATGCACCATTATCTTAGTTGTCTTACTTGCCAAGTCTTACAGTTGTGATAATGCATTTTCCTTTCTAAATAACTACTGATCATGTCTATGTATGTCTGCTTTAGTAGCAGGAGAAGCCATGGACGTTCACAAGCTCACAAACTGGTGTCTTCTTCGATAGGCGCTCCTCCGAAGAGGTATAGCCTATTAAATTGATCCAAAATTATGTTAATATACAGTTTTTTATTGCACTTCTTAATCCCCTTTTTCATCTATCCTTCTTTTAATGAGCAGCCCAGATAATATTAAGCTGAAAATGCTGCctaagaagaaaaagaaccaaAAAGTCGGAAGAGACCTTTATAAGAGGAACTATTTTCATGCATGTGAAAGCCTTCTTTCTGTTATTCTAGACAAGGGGAGCAGCAAATCCGTCCTCTCTCTAAAGAAATCAGCCTCTGCCATTAGCCACCTACTTACACAAATCTCTGCAGGAATTGCTGGTACTGGCCTTGCTGTCATTCTCTCTGTTTTGTGCAAACTGGCTTGGGGAAGGTCACCCTTCTGCTTCTCCAGGCTATTTCATACTGCATTTGGGTTTGGGCTTTTCTGGCTTTCATGCGCCATTAATGGCCTGAGAGACACCATCATTTACATTAGCAGAAACTCAATCAGGCTGAATCTTGAGGAGGAAGAGACAACAAGCATGGTGAAGAGAAGCATGAATAAGATTCTCTTTAGAGCTGCAATTTTGGTAGCTGTGGCATTGTTTAGATTCGCGTAAAGATTCTTGACATGTTCTTATTGCGTAAAGAATCTAAATTTTGCAGTTATTAGGAATATTATCCTGTTAGgttgtgtaaaaaaaaaaagtaattagtGGTCTAAAACCATGTAAAAAAATTGAGTTTCTTACATGTATCGAGCGACTTGTGTTTGTATTCTCTGTACGGGTGCGATAGTGCACGTGCGTTACACGTGATCATTTAATGACAGCGTTGCGACGTCTGTGATGCTGACTTGTCGCTACGAGTGCCGTGCGTCGCTTTCCTATTGGACGGCCAACGTATATAATTATGGTTGCCCCTGTTTTCTACGTTATGCCATGCGACGGTTACAAGGTCGGCGCGTGGTGTTTTAACGCGCACATATTTATTATATGCGACCGTTGTTCCGTAGCGATAGGTTGATTCGGATTGTTGTTCTTAACGCACGCATACTTATACCGTGCGTTATTCTTGTCTTGTAATTGAGTACGCATAGTAGTTCCATGCGAGCAATAAGAAGGGCCCGGCCCAATAGGTTGTTTGGACCACCAAAAAACCCTAGAATAAAACCCTCCCATTCCACCTCCCAAAAAAGGCAATCGCTCCTGCATAGCGTTCTCCTCGGCCGCCTCTCACAACGGCTGGTGATCCAGCAGCGCCACCGACGCCGCCGATGGAGGACGTGTGCGAGGGCAAGGAATTCTCCTTCCCCCATCAGGAGGAGTCCATCCTCCGCTTCTGGTCCTCCATCCGCGCCTTCGAGACCCAGCTCAAGCGCACCGAATTGATGCCGGAGTACATATTCTACGATGGCCCGCCTTTCGCCACCGGCCTTCCCCACTACGGCCACATCCTCGCCGGCACCATCAAGGACGTCGTCACCCGCTACCAGTCCATGAACGGGCACCACGTCACCCGCCGCTTCGGCTGGGACTGCCACGGCCTTCCCGTCGAGTTCGAGATCGACACCAAGCTTGGAATCCGCACCCGCGACGACGTCCTCGCCATGGGTATCGCCAACTACAATGAGGAGTGCCGCGCCATCGTCACCCGGTACGTGAACGAGTGGGAAGAGGTGATCACACGCACGGGCAGGTGGATCGACTTCAAGAACGACTACAAGACGATGGACCTCAAGTTCATGGAGTCGGTGTGGTGGGTGTTCGCGCAGCTGTGGAAGAA of the Musa acuminata AAA Group cultivar baxijiao chromosome BXJ3-2, Cavendish_Baxijiao_AAA, whole genome shotgun sequence genome contains:
- the LOC104000520 gene encoding uncharacterized protein LOC104000520 isoform X2, which translates into the protein MELSLVASAAFPPALVCQEHHRGSKEFQTLLPLHGRKQDPSRSVSIEFNGQHFENFQQSMPLLLQKTKLVRLSQMIGKPVLVDVQGSHLDSVLLSFGIVEKCMKNEKILKLLAEGEDLAASLLSEVMTLDVLPSPHLNDKLSLHEAEMDDSWDPLHIQKQIYTPKPLLYFVGNSSDTKYYTVHPDGRLLFADSVAQMEDLLSIVTEFSLPKRTIVGIKQLLLVPYFTSRRSHGRSQAHKLVSSSIGAPPKSPDNIKLKMLPKKKKNQKVGRDLYKRNYFHACESLLSVILDKGSSKSVLSLKKSASAISHLLTQISAGIAGTGLAVILSVLCKLAWGRSPFCFSRLFHTAFGFGLFWLSCAINGLRDTIIYISRNSIRLNLEEEETTSMVKRSMNKILFRAAILVAVALFRFA
- the LOC104000520 gene encoding uncharacterized protein LOC104000520 isoform X3 — encoded protein: MPLLLQKTKLVRLSQMIGKPVLVDVQGSHLDSVLLSFGIVEKCMKNEKILKLLAEGEDLAASLLSEVMTLDVLPSPHLNDKLSLHEAEMDDSWDPLHIQKQIYTPKPLLYFVGNSSDTKYYTVHPDGRLLFADSVAQMEDLLSIVTEFSLPKRTIVGIKQLLLVPYFTSSRRSHGRSQAHKLVSSSIGAPPKSPDNIKLKMLPKKKKNQKVGRDLYKRNYFHACESLLSVILDKGSSKSVLSLKKSASAISHLLTQISAGIAGTGLAVILSVLCKLAWGRSPFCFSRLFHTAFGFGLFWLSCAINGLRDTIIYISRNSIRLNLEEEETTSMVKRSMNKILFRAAILVAVALFRFA
- the LOC104000520 gene encoding uncharacterized protein LOC104000520 isoform X1, which produces MELSLVASAAFPPALVCQEHHRGSKEFQTLLPLHGRKQDPSRSVSIEFNGQHFENFQQSMPLLLQKTKLVRLSQMIGKPVLVDVQGSHLDSVLLSFGIVEKCMKNEKILKLLAEGEDLAASLLSEVMTLDVLPSPHLNDKLSLHEAEMDDSWDPLHIQKQIYTPKPLLYFVGNSSDTKYYTVHPDGRLLFADSVAQMEDLLSIVTEFSLPKRTIVGIKQLLLVPYFTSSRRSHGRSQAHKLVSSSIGAPPKSPDNIKLKMLPKKKKNQKVGRDLYKRNYFHACESLLSVILDKGSSKSVLSLKKSASAISHLLTQISAGIAGTGLAVILSVLCKLAWGRSPFCFSRLFHTAFGFGLFWLSCAINGLRDTIIYISRNSIRLNLEEEETTSMVKRSMNKILFRAAILVAVALFRFA